Proteins found in one Cobetia sp. L2A1 genomic segment:
- a CDS encoding beta-glucosidase — MNSSVFVDNSSLKYADKINTLSLAEKVELLSGKSAFTLHGNTSIGLQPLVFSDGPTGVRGLKALNGDKVALLPNATLIASSWDDDIAREVGVILSEEASRQGVDVVLGPTINLHRSPLGGRLFEAYSEDPYLTGRTATAYVQGMQDNGTGACLKHLVANESETLRNFVNSVVDESTLRELYLLPFEMVVQDANVWSMMSGYNDVNGLPASSQDKIKNTIVKGEWRWDGLIMSDWYATKSTVSSVNGGLDLVMPGPGGPWKQRLISAVESGAVLESTVDEHVSRLLLLADRAGKLDSDTKFDSHDSCLAPDADQRRQQLRRIASRGMTLLYNNDVLPLNNALSDVDKKISLIGRHAIDTVCMGGGSAKVNPPHQISLADALAQQLETELEIVDGVEVRERPLPADTQYISDPQSGQPGMHVVFLDENDEVMRSWSEGSAAITLEREDGVKEFPHRIIFETRLSKTCSDWEVGGIGAGSWTITIDDESYSEKLSYKSFDPGESVICPASTTRLFTRVGGKILRATLDLNIIDWRHELEQKLNISLPDESHMFEMTSQGLFALAAIPRRHTDEEALIAAENSARTSDIAIVMVGLTDEAETEGADKATLSLPGRQNEMVARVANVAKKTIVIVNAATPVLMPWADDVDAILIAGLPGQEGGHAIADVIVGSSEPTGRLVTCYPIEDGASPAWSVQPDDNLNLVYEEKSCIGYRGYDKDISPAPLFWFGSGLGYGVWNYENVSVCSYIPGSECVVKVTLSNTGAMDSRETVQVYFRPDDDHQPIRLVGYQGVDVSAGNQGTVSIKCDPRLFNFWDASTSQWNILAQGELIIARGLGDKRLRIALT; from the coding sequence ATGAACTCCAGTGTCTTTGTTGACAACAGTTCCCTCAAGTATGCGGACAAGATAAATACGCTATCACTTGCGGAAAAAGTCGAGTTGTTGAGCGGAAAGTCAGCGTTCACATTACACGGCAATACCTCAATAGGCTTGCAGCCCCTGGTATTTTCAGATGGACCGACAGGTGTACGAGGGCTGAAGGCACTCAATGGCGATAAAGTCGCACTGCTGCCCAATGCCACCTTGATCGCGAGCTCGTGGGATGATGATATCGCAAGAGAAGTGGGCGTGATTCTCTCCGAGGAAGCGTCGCGTCAAGGGGTCGATGTGGTGCTTGGGCCTACCATCAATTTGCATCGAAGCCCTTTGGGAGGGAGACTTTTTGAAGCCTATTCTGAAGATCCCTATCTGACAGGACGCACCGCCACCGCCTATGTGCAAGGTATGCAGGACAACGGGACTGGCGCGTGTCTGAAACATCTGGTCGCCAATGAATCAGAAACTCTGCGCAATTTTGTCAACTCGGTCGTTGATGAATCCACACTTCGGGAACTGTATCTTTTACCCTTTGAAATGGTAGTACAAGATGCCAATGTCTGGTCAATGATGTCTGGTTACAATGATGTGAATGGCTTGCCGGCATCGTCTCAGGACAAGATCAAGAATACCATCGTGAAAGGTGAGTGGCGGTGGGACGGATTGATAATGAGTGATTGGTATGCGACCAAATCAACTGTTTCTTCCGTCAATGGAGGATTGGATCTGGTGATGCCAGGCCCCGGTGGTCCCTGGAAGCAACGTCTTATATCCGCCGTGGAAAGCGGCGCTGTGCTTGAAAGCACCGTGGATGAGCATGTCAGTAGATTATTGCTGCTGGCTGATCGAGCAGGCAAGTTGGACTCTGATACCAAATTCGACTCTCATGACTCATGTCTCGCTCCCGATGCTGATCAAAGAAGACAACAATTGCGCCGTATCGCGTCACGCGGAATGACGCTTCTTTACAACAATGATGTATTGCCACTCAACAATGCCCTGTCAGACGTCGATAAAAAGATATCGCTGATAGGTCGACATGCCATTGATACGGTATGCATGGGCGGTGGGTCTGCCAAGGTCAATCCTCCTCACCAGATTTCACTGGCTGATGCGCTGGCTCAGCAGTTGGAGACTGAACTTGAAATCGTCGATGGAGTGGAGGTTCGTGAGCGACCCTTGCCTGCTGATACTCAGTACATTTCTGACCCTCAGAGTGGGCAGCCGGGTATGCATGTTGTTTTCCTGGATGAAAATGACGAGGTAATGAGATCCTGGTCAGAAGGCAGCGCTGCCATCACTCTGGAACGCGAAGATGGCGTGAAAGAATTTCCGCATAGAATCATCTTTGAAACCCGGTTATCAAAGACATGTTCTGACTGGGAGGTAGGAGGTATCGGTGCAGGTTCATGGACCATCACGATTGATGATGAATCCTATTCTGAAAAACTTTCCTACAAGAGTTTTGACCCGGGTGAATCTGTCATATGTCCTGCTTCTACCACACGTCTGTTTACCCGCGTAGGCGGCAAGATTCTCAGAGCAACACTGGATCTCAATATCATCGATTGGCGTCATGAACTGGAGCAGAAACTGAACATCTCCCTTCCTGATGAAAGTCATATGTTTGAAATGACGTCTCAAGGACTGTTTGCACTGGCGGCAATCCCGAGAAGACATACTGATGAAGAGGCTCTGATCGCGGCCGAAAATAGCGCGAGAACGTCAGATATTGCTATCGTCATGGTCGGGCTTACGGATGAGGCAGAGACAGAAGGTGCTGACAAGGCAACTCTTTCGCTACCGGGACGACAGAATGAAATGGTCGCTCGTGTCGCCAATGTGGCCAAGAAGACCATTGTCATCGTCAATGCAGCCACCCCTGTCTTGATGCCATGGGCAGATGATGTCGATGCCATCCTGATTGCCGGCTTGCCAGGCCAAGAGGGCGGACATGCGATAGCAGATGTCATTGTCGGCAGTAGTGAACCTACTGGACGACTTGTGACTTGCTATCCCATTGAGGATGGTGCATCTCCCGCGTGGTCCGTTCAACCCGATGACAACTTGAATCTGGTATATGAGGAAAAATCCTGTATAGGTTATCGTGGCTATGACAAGGACATTTCGCCAGCCCCCTTGTTCTGGTTTGGCAGTGGGTTGGGATATGGCGTATGGAACTACGAAAACGTCAGTGTATGTTCCTATATTCCCGGGAGTGAATGTGTTGTAAAGGTAACGCTATCGAATACAGGCGCCATGGATTCTCGGGAAACAGTGCAGGTCTACTTCAGACCAGATGATGATCATCAACCAATACGCCTGGTGGGTTATCAAGGCGTGGATGTGTCAGCGGGGAATCAGGGGACTGTATCCATCAAGTGTGATCCTCGTTTATTCAATTTCTGGGATGCGTCAACTTCTCAGTGGAATATACTGGCACAAGGAGAACTGATCATTGCACGTGGACTGGGAGATAAACGACTGCGGATTGCATTGACTTGA
- a CDS encoding DsbA family oxidoreductase: protein MSQLDIQVAYDVVCPWCWIGKRHLDEAIAQLEFKDEISVSYLPFQLNPHVPREGMARADYRRQKFGSVERGAELDAQVAQSGAQSGVTFRHSLMQRTPNSTDAQRVVWRQQSAGLPERPLLEALFVAYFHDGKDVGDKQVLAEIASQHDDNLSVEQALAFLQSPEGEQDVAGQQEALREAGIQSVPSTIVGKFYVPGAQPVEVLVQMLTEAREQQV from the coding sequence ATGTCACAACTCGACATTCAAGTCGCCTACGACGTGGTCTGCCCATGGTGCTGGATCGGCAAGCGCCATCTGGATGAGGCCATCGCGCAGCTGGAGTTCAAGGATGAGATCAGCGTCAGCTATCTGCCCTTCCAGCTCAATCCGCATGTGCCGCGTGAAGGCATGGCGCGTGCTGATTACCGTCGCCAGAAGTTCGGCAGTGTCGAGCGCGGCGCGGAGCTGGATGCTCAGGTGGCGCAAAGCGGCGCGCAGAGCGGTGTTACCTTCCGTCACTCGCTGATGCAGCGTACACCCAACTCCACTGATGCCCAGCGTGTCGTCTGGCGTCAGCAGTCGGCAGGCCTGCCGGAACGCCCGTTGCTGGAGGCATTGTTTGTCGCCTACTTCCACGACGGCAAGGACGTGGGAGATAAGCAGGTACTGGCCGAGATCGCCAGCCAACACGATGACAATCTAAGCGTCGAGCAGGCACTCGCCTTCCTGCAATCCCCTGAAGGTGAGCAGGATGTCGCTGGCCAGCAGGAAGCGCTGCGCGAAGCCGGCATTCAGTCCGTGCCCAGCACCATCGTCGGCAAGTTCTACGTACCGGGCGCACAGCCGGTGGAAGTATTGGTGCAGATGCTGACAGAGGCTCGCGAGCAGCAGGTATAA
- a CDS encoding APC family permease, translating into MSNTSPPAQQLVRVLARGDVLALAFGAMVGWGWIVLTGGMIRDAGSMGAIIAFIIGGTAVVLIGLTYAELAAAMPKVGGEHVYSYRAMGHFASFICTWTIILGYLSVVSFEAVALPTVIENLAPNYAIGHMWTIAGWDVKATWVAVGVGGSLAMMAINYVGITTAALLQKVVTGIILIAGVLFVTGALFEGDVANMTPLFTQSDGGVTAGIIAVLVLVPFLFVGFDVIPQAAEEINLPYNAIGKVLMMSVVLAVVWYALIILATSMSLDQEALNQSNLSVPDAMGSLFNSPWASKLMILAGIAGIITSWNAFYIGGSRAIYALAHAGMLPAALGKLHPKHKTPTNAVLLIGLLSCIAPFFGRPALVWIVDAGGLGIVIAYLFVALSFVILRVREPNMPRPFRVKNGMVCGVLAVILSFAMACLYLPGSPSALTGTEWLIFGGWMMLGLVMYAIALKQYGRDYSDRIMKPSFVDE; encoded by the coding sequence ATGAGCAACACTTCTCCTCCTGCACAACAACTTGTCAGAGTATTGGCCCGTGGTGATGTATTGGCACTGGCCTTCGGGGCCATGGTCGGCTGGGGCTGGATTGTCCTCACCGGTGGCATGATAAGAGACGCCGGTAGCATGGGGGCCATCATCGCCTTCATCATTGGTGGTACTGCCGTTGTACTGATTGGACTGACCTACGCCGAACTGGCCGCTGCCATGCCGAAGGTTGGCGGTGAACACGTCTATAGCTATCGTGCGATGGGCCACTTTGCATCGTTCATCTGCACCTGGACCATCATCCTCGGCTATCTCAGCGTGGTGTCGTTTGAAGCGGTAGCGCTGCCGACGGTCATCGAGAATCTGGCACCCAACTACGCGATTGGCCACATGTGGACCATCGCGGGCTGGGACGTGAAGGCTACCTGGGTTGCCGTTGGTGTCGGTGGTTCACTGGCCATGATGGCCATCAACTACGTCGGCATCACTACCGCGGCACTGCTGCAGAAAGTCGTGACCGGCATCATCCTCATCGCGGGAGTGTTGTTCGTGACCGGCGCGCTGTTTGAAGGTGACGTCGCCAACATGACACCGCTGTTCACTCAATCTGACGGTGGCGTGACCGCCGGTATCATTGCCGTACTGGTGCTGGTGCCTTTCCTGTTCGTCGGCTTCGACGTCATCCCGCAGGCCGCCGAGGAGATCAATCTGCCCTACAACGCCATCGGCAAAGTGCTGATGATGTCGGTCGTGCTAGCCGTGGTCTGGTATGCACTGATCATTCTGGCTACCAGCATGTCACTCGATCAGGAAGCGCTGAATCAGAGCAACCTGAGCGTGCCGGATGCCATGGGATCACTCTTCAACTCGCCGTGGGCCAGCAAGCTGATGATCCTCGCGGGTATCGCCGGCATCATCACCAGCTGGAATGCCTTCTACATCGGCGGTTCACGTGCCATCTACGCACTCGCTCATGCCGGCATGTTGCCTGCCGCACTCGGCAAGCTGCACCCGAAACACAAGACCCCGACCAACGCCGTGCTGCTGATCGGCCTGCTGTCCTGCATCGCGCCATTCTTCGGACGCCCGGCACTGGTCTGGATCGTCGACGCCGGTGGCCTGGGCATCGTCATCGCCTATCTGTTCGTCGCACTGTCCTTCGTGATTCTGCGCGTCCGTGAGCCGAACATGCCGCGTCCGTTCCGCGTCAAGAATGGCATGGTGTGTGGCGTGCTCGCCGTGATTCTGTCCTTCGCCATGGCCTGTCTGTACCTGCCGGGCAGTCCGTCTGCCCTGACCGGCACCGAATGGTTGATCTTCGGTGGCTGGATGATGCTTGGCCTGGTGATGTACGCCATCGCCCTCAAGCAATACGGCCGCGACTATAGTGATCGCATCATGAAACCGTCCTTCGTCGACGAGTGA
- a CDS encoding NAD-dependent succinate-semialdehyde dehydrogenase, with protein sequence MSAFLKRYVGDGIFVPALIGAERRETGTTFDVTNPATGELLARVAEVSADDTRDAVAAADLAGQAWKKVPVKERSALLRRWFDLVLAHREDLAQLMTLEQGKPLAEARGEVTYGASFIEFFAEEAKRMAGETLPSHGADKRLMVLREPIGVVAAITPWNFPLAMITRKCAPAIAAGCSVVIKPAEATPLTALALADLALEAGLPPGLISVVTAMKPIAIGEVLTTDPRIRKVSFTGSTPVGKLLMAQCASTVKKTAMELGGNAPFIVFDDADVDAAVEGAIVSKFRNAGQTCVCTNRFLVQDGVYDAFVEKLAARVAAMQVGDGLVDGNTIGPLINDAAVSKVQRHIDDAVDKGARLVCGGKQHALGHSFFEPTVLADVTTDMLVADEETFGPLAPIFRFHKDEEAIAMANDTPFGLAAYFYANDYRRIWHTLEALEYGMVGVNEGLISTELAPFGGIKESGLGREGSHHGLEEFTELKYVCIGGL encoded by the coding sequence ATGTCCGCCTTCCTGAAACGCTATGTCGGTGACGGTATCTTCGTTCCCGCACTGATCGGTGCAGAGCGACGCGAGACCGGCACCACCTTCGATGTCACCAATCCGGCCACGGGCGAGCTGTTGGCGCGTGTCGCTGAAGTCAGTGCCGATGACACGCGTGATGCCGTGGCCGCCGCCGATCTGGCCGGCCAGGCGTGGAAGAAGGTGCCGGTCAAGGAGCGTTCTGCGCTGCTGCGTCGCTGGTTTGATCTGGTACTGGCACATCGTGAAGACCTCGCTCAGCTGATGACGCTGGAACAGGGCAAGCCGCTGGCCGAAGCGCGTGGCGAAGTGACCTATGGCGCCTCGTTTATCGAGTTCTTCGCTGAAGAAGCCAAGCGCATGGCCGGTGAAACGCTGCCGTCCCACGGGGCGGACAAGCGCCTGATGGTATTGCGTGAGCCTATCGGTGTCGTCGCGGCCATCACGCCGTGGAACTTCCCGCTGGCGATGATCACCCGCAAGTGTGCACCGGCCATCGCGGCGGGCTGCTCGGTGGTCATCAAGCCGGCGGAAGCGACGCCGCTGACCGCACTGGCGCTGGCGGATCTCGCCCTGGAAGCCGGCCTGCCGCCGGGCCTGATCAGCGTCGTCACTGCCATGAAGCCGATCGCCATCGGTGAAGTGCTGACCACCGATCCCCGCATTCGCAAGGTGTCCTTCACTGGGTCCACGCCGGTGGGCAAGTTGCTGATGGCGCAGTGTGCCTCGACCGTCAAGAAGACCGCGATGGAGCTGGGCGGCAACGCACCGTTCATCGTCTTCGATGATGCTGATGTCGATGCGGCGGTTGAGGGCGCTATCGTTTCCAAGTTCCGCAATGCCGGTCAGACCTGTGTCTGCACCAATCGCTTCCTCGTCCAGGACGGCGTGTATGACGCCTTCGTCGAGAAACTGGCCGCACGTGTCGCCGCCATGCAGGTTGGCGATGGCCTGGTGGATGGCAACACGATCGGCCCGCTGATCAATGATGCCGCCGTCAGCAAGGTGCAGCGCCATATCGACGATGCCGTCGACAAGGGTGCACGCCTGGTGTGTGGTGGCAAGCAGCATGCGCTGGGTCACAGCTTCTTCGAGCCAACCGTACTGGCTGATGTCACCACCGACATGCTCGTCGCGGATGAAGAAACGTTTGGCCCGCTGGCGCCGATTTTCCGCTTCCACAAGGACGAAGAGGCCATCGCGATGGCCAATGACACGCCCTTCGGTCTGGCAGCCTACTTCTATGCCAATGACTACCGTCGTATCTGGCACACGCTGGAAGCACTGGAATACGGCATGGTCGGCGTCAATGAAGGCCTGATTTCCACTGAGCTGGCCCCCTTCGGTGGCATCAAGGAATCCGGACTGGGTCGCGAAGGCTCGCACCATGGCCTGGAAGAGTTCACCGAGCTGAAGTACGTCTGCATCGGCGGCCTCTAA
- a CDS encoding aminotransferase-like domain-containing protein, giving the protein MDQVTLAPLIERYMRQSQTLGKQVRVEQALLEVIRHDWPVGARLPAHRSLCVALGVARNTLALAIKSLISEGYLHTGHGQGTWTRRPHHPQRLAPQTAVITPLPLSTRARRVLGGQGASLIQSGAFVPGIPDIARFPMRKWRQLYASVTVPHNALLLSYSSGGYGPLKREIRDFLRRWRNIDCDTQQIIITEGTHHGIELCALALADVGQRVVMESPCYWGARNVFLAAGMETDLIPWCPENGHELAALPRVPVQMAYFTGSHHYPLSVPTSREDKLALCEASQPAYILEDDYEFSGDDCDELLFDPDSDNRLLVGSFSKLMFPGLRLGYLVVPRSLAGPMNRLRSEVFREGRMLDQAVLAQFIADGDLDGWYQRIQRDYLGRQQVVHDQLCQVKGVFSVSPPSRGISLCLQFAQDIDDQRVAQLLMKEHLIVRPLSMVCSETDLRRGLVLGVGMLSGDSLVSEAARLRRTLETVLKLRDVRLRSSPASTNAMEKRGE; this is encoded by the coding sequence ATGGATCAGGTGACACTCGCTCCGCTGATCGAGCGCTATATGCGTCAGTCTCAGACCCTTGGCAAGCAGGTCCGGGTGGAGCAAGCGCTCCTGGAAGTCATTCGTCATGACTGGCCAGTGGGTGCGAGACTGCCAGCGCATCGCAGTCTGTGTGTGGCATTGGGGGTGGCGAGAAATACGCTCGCACTGGCGATCAAGTCACTAATATCAGAAGGTTATCTGCATACCGGTCATGGACAGGGCACCTGGACACGACGGCCGCATCATCCGCAACGTCTGGCACCACAGACGGCTGTCATCACGCCACTGCCGTTGTCGACACGTGCGCGCAGGGTACTGGGCGGTCAGGGGGCCAGCCTGATTCAAAGCGGCGCCTTCGTGCCGGGTATCCCCGATATCGCGCGTTTTCCGATGCGTAAATGGCGCCAGTTGTATGCCAGTGTCACGGTGCCGCACAACGCACTACTACTTTCGTATTCCAGTGGCGGCTATGGTCCGCTGAAGCGTGAGATACGGGATTTTCTACGCCGCTGGCGCAATATTGATTGTGATACTCAGCAGATCATCATCACCGAGGGCACTCACCACGGCATCGAACTGTGTGCCTTGGCGCTGGCCGATGTTGGGCAGCGCGTCGTGATGGAATCACCGTGTTACTGGGGGGCGCGCAATGTCTTTCTGGCGGCTGGGATGGAGACAGACTTGATACCGTGGTGTCCCGAAAATGGACATGAGCTGGCAGCCTTGCCACGTGTGCCCGTGCAGATGGCGTATTTCACTGGCTCACACCACTACCCCTTGAGTGTCCCCACCTCCCGCGAAGACAAGCTGGCACTCTGTGAGGCATCTCAGCCGGCCTATATCCTTGAGGATGATTATGAGTTCAGTGGCGATGATTGCGATGAACTGCTGTTTGACCCGGATTCGGATAATCGCTTGCTCGTCGGGTCCTTCTCCAAGCTGATGTTCCCGGGCTTGCGGCTGGGGTATCTGGTGGTCCCGCGCTCACTGGCGGGTCCGATGAATCGGCTGCGCAGTGAAGTCTTCCGTGAGGGCCGCATGCTGGATCAGGCGGTGCTGGCGCAATTCATCGCCGATGGCGATCTCGATGGCTGGTACCAGCGCATTCAGCGTGATTATCTGGGACGTCAGCAGGTCGTACATGACCAGTTGTGTCAGGTGAAGGGTGTGTTCAGTGTATCGCCGCCCTCACGTGGCATCAGTCTGTGCTTGCAGTTTGCACAAGACATTGATGACCAGCGTGTGGCGCAGTTATTGATGAAGGAGCATCTCATCGTGCGGCCGTTGAGCATGGTATGCAGTGAGACGGATTTGCGACGAGGGTTGGTGCTTGGCGTGGGCATGTTGTCTGGCGACAGTCTGGTCAGCGAGGCGGCACGTCTACGGCGTACTCTTGAGACGGTACTGAAGCTGCGCGATGTTCGGTTGCGCAGCAGCCCCGCTTCCACGAATGCCATGGAGAAGCGGGGCGAGTGA
- a CDS encoding SDR family oxidoreductase, giving the protein MSQLQPPQHQDHQPGDEHRMQPAPQYIRDSYRGSGKLKGKVAVITGGDSGIGRAAAVHFAREGADCMITHLGSEEVDAEETISLVEAEGQRAIRIAGDVGDPAFCRKVISGALEAFGKLNILVNNAAEQYDWGDVTEIEDAQLERTFQTNIFSHFYLIKAAVPHLDKGDTIIATSSVNAFKGNDTLIDYSATKGAIQGLVRSLSGTLMDRGIRVNAVAPGPVWTPLIPASFNDEQVAEFGSQVPMGRPGQPSEMGPAYVYLASDDSSYMTGQTLHLNGGVILNT; this is encoded by the coding sequence ATGAGTCAATTACAGCCCCCGCAGCATCAGGACCACCAACCCGGCGATGAACATCGCATGCAGCCCGCACCGCAATACATTCGTGACAGTTACCGCGGCAGCGGCAAGCTCAAGGGCAAGGTCGCCGTCATTACCGGCGGTGACAGCGGCATAGGTCGTGCGGCGGCCGTGCACTTTGCCCGTGAAGGGGCAGACTGCATGATCACTCACCTGGGCAGTGAAGAAGTGGATGCAGAGGAGACGATTAGCCTGGTCGAGGCAGAGGGGCAGCGCGCGATTCGAATCGCGGGTGATGTGGGCGACCCGGCTTTCTGCCGCAAGGTGATCTCCGGTGCGCTGGAGGCCTTCGGCAAGCTCAACATCCTGGTCAACAACGCAGCCGAGCAATACGACTGGGGCGATGTCACCGAGATCGAGGATGCCCAGCTGGAACGCACCTTCCAGACCAACATCTTCAGTCACTTTTATCTGATCAAGGCAGCGGTCCCGCATCTCGACAAGGGCGACACGATCATCGCCACCTCCTCGGTGAACGCCTTCAAGGGCAACGATACCCTGATTGATTATTCCGCCACCAAGGGCGCCATTCAGGGCTTGGTGCGCTCACTCTCCGGCACGCTGATGGACAGAGGCATTCGCGTCAATGCCGTTGCCCCAGGCCCGGTATGGACCCCGCTGATACCGGCGAGTTTCAATGATGAACAGGTCGCCGAGTTTGGTAGCCAGGTACCGATGGGTCGCCCAGGCCAACCAAGCGAGATGGGGCCGGCTTACGTGTACCTCGCCAGTGATGACTCGTCCTACATGACAGGACAGACCCTTCATCTCAATGGTGGCGTCATCCTCAATACTTGA
- a CDS encoding TetR/AcrR family transcriptional regulator — protein MNSSVNGRRTVGRPRNTDSDARRERILEVATDIFSRDGYRSTAMTTIARGAGLSQTGLLHHFPNKNALLNAVMARRDSHDWLKIDLAGTRARGWHYIENLVFLVEHNQSKKSIVKLFTTLSGEAVDIDHPANHWLLEHHQTFSEAICQALNEAKSDGLIDANAPVESIARTIMAVMDGLQIQWLSNTDYKDMSHDFSLYIDTIRKQWQAPHKPEQDK, from the coding sequence ATGAATTCTTCCGTGAATGGTCGCAGAACCGTCGGACGGCCGCGCAATACCGATAGCGACGCTCGACGTGAAAGGATTCTGGAAGTCGCAACTGACATATTTTCTCGCGATGGATATAGAAGTACTGCCATGACGACGATCGCCAGAGGGGCTGGTTTGAGTCAGACAGGCTTGTTACATCATTTTCCCAACAAGAATGCATTGTTGAACGCAGTCATGGCACGTCGTGATTCCCATGACTGGCTAAAGATTGATCTAGCCGGAACTCGTGCACGCGGGTGGCACTATATCGAAAATCTGGTATTCCTGGTTGAGCATAACCAAAGCAAAAAAAGTATTGTCAAACTGTTCACTACGCTTTCTGGTGAGGCTGTAGATATTGATCACCCCGCCAATCATTGGCTCCTGGAACATCATCAAACTTTCTCTGAGGCGATATGTCAGGCCTTGAATGAAGCCAAGAGTGATGGGCTTATCGATGCTAATGCACCTGTTGAATCCATTGCCAGAACTATCATGGCAGTCATGGATGGACTGCAGATTCAATGGTTATCGAATACAGATTATAAAGACATGTCTCACGACTTTTCCCTGTATATCGACACAATACGCAAACAATGGCAGGCGCCTCACAAGCCTGAGCAAGACAAATAA
- the gabT gene encoding 4-aminobutyrate--2-oxoglutarate transaminase: MSTDTTNGLSNAQLDVLKHKYVAKGAVTATPQFADTALNAEIWDADGTRWIDFAGGIGVLNLGHRHPKIVAAVKAQLDKVMHTAAGVISYAPYVLLSQKLAELTPVRGPERKTLLVNSGAEAVENAIKIARAATGRSGVITFDGAFHGRTMMTLAMTGKVLPYKNDFGPMPGDIFRAPYPNPIHGISEEASLNAIHTLFKTDIAPHRTAAIVIEPVQGEGGFYIASPTYLKALRALCDEHGILLIADEVQSGFARTGKLFAMEHSGVEADIMTMAKSLANGMPLSAVVGTAALMDASGPGSLGGTYSGNPLSCAAALAVIDVIREENILERSTQMGELLAARFASWQARFTHVAHSRNLGSMAAFELVDADGKPDPAATVAVCAKAKELGLILLSCGFYSNTIRVLVPLTVEPEVLEEGLTIIEKALESLA; the protein is encoded by the coding sequence ATGAGCACCGATACCACCAACGGCCTGAGCAACGCACAGCTCGACGTCCTCAAGCACAAGTACGTCGCCAAGGGTGCCGTGACTGCCACACCACAGTTCGCCGATACCGCGCTTAACGCTGAAATCTGGGATGCCGACGGCACGCGCTGGATCGACTTCGCCGGCGGCATTGGCGTGCTGAATCTGGGTCACCGTCACCCGAAGATCGTCGCCGCCGTCAAGGCACAGCTCGACAAGGTCATGCATACCGCCGCCGGCGTCATCTCCTACGCGCCGTACGTGCTGCTGAGCCAGAAGCTTGCCGAGCTGACGCCGGTGCGTGGCCCGGAGCGCAAGACGCTGCTGGTCAACTCTGGTGCGGAAGCGGTCGAGAACGCCATCAAGATCGCGCGTGCTGCCACTGGCCGTAGCGGTGTCATCACTTTCGACGGCGCCTTCCACGGCCGCACCATGATGACGCTGGCGATGACCGGCAAGGTATTGCCGTACAAGAATGACTTCGGCCCGATGCCGGGCGATATCTTTCGTGCGCCCTACCCGAATCCGATTCACGGCATCAGCGAAGAAGCGTCACTCAACGCGATCCATACCCTGTTCAAGACCGATATCGCGCCGCACCGCACCGCCGCCATCGTCATCGAGCCGGTGCAGGGTGAAGGCGGTTTCTACATCGCCTCGCCGACCTACCTCAAGGCGCTACGTGCGCTGTGTGACGAGCACGGCATCCTGTTGATCGCCGACGAAGTGCAGTCCGGCTTCGCGCGTACCGGCAAGCTGTTCGCGATGGAGCACAGCGGTGTCGAAGCCGACATCATGACCATGGCCAAGAGTCTCGCCAACGGCATGCCGCTATCCGCTGTCGTCGGTACTGCCGCACTGATGGATGCATCTGGCCCCGGCTCGCTCGGCGGCACCTACAGTGGTAACCCGCTGTCCTGCGCCGCGGCACTGGCCGTCATCGACGTCATCCGTGAAGAGAATATCCTCGAGCGCAGCACTCAGATGGGCGAGCTGTTGGCAGCACGTTTCGCCAGCTGGCAAGCGCGCTTCACCCACGTCGCTCACTCGCGCAATCTGGGGTCCATGGCAGCGTTCGAACTGGTCGATGCCGATGGCAAGCCGGATCCGGCGGCCACTGTTGCCGTATGCGCCAAGGCCAAGGAACTGGGCCTGATTCTGCTGTCGTGTGGCTTCTACTCCAACACCATCCGCGTGCTGGTGCCGCTGACCGTCGAGCCAGAAGTGCTCGAGGAAGGCCTCACTATCATCGAGAAAGCGCTGGAAAGCCTCGCCTGA